The following are encoded in a window of Penicillium oxalicum strain HP7-1 chromosome II, whole genome shotgun sequence genomic DNA:
- a CDS encoding Vacuolar cation-chloride cotransporter 1, giving the protein MSRRGPNFSTRTAQEDVARLDPSESEAAAPSERGRLLSWPPTLWSRSPGTSTAELSNGADRSIPWNPLQNMFEWWSKKPTVEREQQNDGDAGNVTFSGPLRDNSADRKDKPAHRHRSPEESKKLGTFSGVFVPTSLNVLSILMFLRFGFILGQAGLLGMLGLLVISYLINLVTTMSLSAIATNGTVRGGGAYYLISRSLGPEFGGSIGVVFYLGLVFNTGMNAVGLIDCFTQNFGTQSGTLGHFLKEGFWWQYLWGTVVLVLCTGICLAGSSIFARASNGLLVLLLIATFSIPLSAVFLKPFTSPLDHIEFTGLSWRTLQENLMPRFTKGAAGSQLKGRENFQDLFGILYPATGGIFAGASMSGDLRNPSKSIPKGTLAGLALTFISYVLVIVTMAASIRRQSLYNNTNVIQIVNYSDTVILIGEFATSFFSALMGVIGSAKLLQAIARDSLLPGINVFGRGSKKTDEPINAIIITFVFAQLTMLFDINQIASFVTMTYLMTFLVTNLACFLLKIGSAPNFRPSFHYFNWHTAALGTLVSGISMFFVDGLYATGCVGILLMLFLLIHYSSPPKAWGDVSQSLIYHQVRKYLLRLKQEHVKFWRPQILLFVSDLDRQYKMVSFCNSLKKGALFVLGHVLVTDDFSSAVPEARRQQSVWTKLVEFSKIKAFVNVAISPAAEWGIRNVVLNSGLGGMRPNIVVIDQFREDQSLVETLSSGTTRRESLKSRRRSSLGNSHDETYCESDSQSKGMSSQSYVTILEDLLFNLRINVAVAKGFEDLELPGSHDGFSKKFIDLWPIQMSAEIAGLHSEHRPFMEKSLQAAGAGAVFVEYETDVDDERGRVEALLEKLRAIEAEVLVFWLACGDIHTYRVIVNGDTSPEMALARDSVHSVLKDEEWWQGLLGARNAPRHLPERSEDGEEVPRLDRTLTWQGPASVESENKYLKQRVKGLRELIQRRRHSESSDDSDLEPYVSDSEVDEADDEREDGDSSEGGDASSPERSRTTPRERSERLDRSSGSPGGSPGSSPFTRPPVRSSVTSNVVPTSDQLVPSLVTSSDSSSKQPTAPGARPAVSRSASSKRFSSAPIPEAKVVTEEGAGPSIMFAASASPPRFTQKLDSIYARRASPVSSGPAVAQSNATASGFPGPASVSLSFNDLPSRAQHLILNELMRQHSEQTAVIFTTLPTPSHGTSQSDDESASYLSDLEVLWQGLPPCLLVHSNSMTVTMNL; this is encoded by the exons ATGTCTCGCCGAGGCCCAAACTTCTCGACCCGCACAGCTCAAGAAGATGTCGCGCGCCTTGACCCAAGCGAATCGGAGGCCGCTGCCCCCTCGGAGCGTGGCCGTTTGTTATCATGGCCACCGACGCTTTGGTCTCGGTCCCCAGGGACATCCACGGCGGAGCTGTCAAACGGCGCTGACAGGTCGATACCCTGGAATCCTTTGCAAAACATGTTCGAGTGGTGGAGCAAGAAACCGACAGTTGAACGGGAGCAGCAGAATGATGGCGATGCCGGAAATGTCACGTTCAGTGGGCCCCTTCGAGATAATAGTGCAGATAGAAAGGATAAACCCGCACATCGGCATCGGTCGCCCGAGGAATCAAAGAAGCTTGGAACTTTCTCAGGAGTCTTCGTCCCAACCAGTTTGAATGTGCTTAGTATCCTCATGTTCCTCCGATTTGGCTTCATCTTAGGTCAAGCTGGGTTACTGGGCATGCTTG GACTTCTGGTCATATCATATCTGATCAATTTGGTCACAACCATGTCTCTCTCAGCGATTGCAACAAATGGTACCGTGCGTGGCGGCGGCGCATACTACCTGATATCAAGATCTCTAGGTCCCGAGTTCGGAGGCTCGATTGGAGTGGTCTTCTACCTGGGACTTGTTTTCAACACCGGTATGAATGCAGTTGGTCTCATTGACTGTTTCACGCAAAACTTTGGGACCCAGTCTGGCACACTCGGACATTTCCTGAAAGAGGGATTTTGGTGGCAATACCTCTGGGGAACCGTGGTCCTCGTTCTATGTACTGGTATTTGCCTGGCAGGCAGCTCTATCTTTGCCAGGGCTAGTAACGGACTTTTGGTCTTGCTGCTGATTGCTACCTTCAGCATTCCGCTCTCTGCGGTGTTTCTGAAACCTTTCACTTCCCCTTTGGATCATATCGAATTCACGGGCCTCAGCTGGCGCACCCTTCAGGAGAATCTAATGCCAAGATTTACTAAGGGCGCCGCTGGAAGTCAACTGAAAGGGCGAGAGAATTTTCAAGACTTGTTTGGGATTCTTTATCCTGCGACAGGGGGTATCTTTGC GGGAGCGAGTATGTCAGGAGACTTGAGAAATCCCAGCAAATCAATTCCCAAAGGCACACTCGCGGGATTGGCGTTGACTTTCATATCTTACGTGCTCGTCATTGTAACCATGGCTGCGTCTATTCGTCGACAGTCGCTTTACAATAACACCAACGTGATCCAAATC GTCAACTACTCTGATACTGTGATTCTGATCGGAGAATTTGCGACAAGTTTCTTCTCTGCGTTGATGGGCGTCATCGGTTCTGCCAAACTTCTTCAAGCCATCGCTCGCGATAGCTTGTTACCGGGTATCAATGTCTTCGGGCGCGGATCCAAGAAGACCGACGAGCCAATTAACGCGATTATTATCACCTTCGTCTTCGCCCAGCTCACAATGTTGTTCGACATTAATCAGATCGCATCCTTTGTCACCATGACCTATCTGATGACCTTCCTCGTCACAAATTTGGCATGTTTCCTGCTTAAAATCGGCTCTGCTCCCAACTTCCGGCCATCCTTTCACTACTTTAACTGGCATACTGCGGCACTTGGTACGCTCGTCAGTGGAATTAGCATGTTCTTTGTCGATGGGTTGTACGCCACTGGATGCGTTGGCATCCTCCtcatgctcttcctcctgatCCATTACTCGTCACCCCCCAAGGCATGGGGCGATGTCAGTCAAAGCCTCATCTATCATCAAGTCCGCAAATACTTGCTTCGGCTCAAGCAAGAGCATGTCAAGTTCTGGCGACCAcagattcttctttttgtcaGTGACCTTGATCGACAATACAAAATGGTGTCGTTTTGCAACTCGCTCAAGAAGGGGGCTTTGTTTGTTCTGGGCCATGTCCTTGTGACAGACGACTTCTCGTCAGCCGTCCCAGAAGCCCGACGGCAGCAGAGCGTTTGGACAAAGCTGGTTGAGTTCTCCAAAATCAAAGCCTTTGTGAATGTGGCTATCTCTCCAGCAGCAGAATGGGGCATACGGAATGTTGTTCTGAACTCCGGATTGGGAGGAATGAGACCGAATATTGTCGTGATTGATCAATTTCGCGAGGACCAGTCACTGGTGGAAACATTATCAAGTGGAACCACTCGCCGGGAGTCCTTAAAGTCGCGACGTCGATCGTCACTTGGAAACTCACATGATGAGACATATTGTGAGTCTGACTCACAAAGTAAGGGCATGAGCAGCCAAAGCTACGTGACTATACTCGAGGATCTCTTATTCAATCTTCGCATCAACGTCGCTGTCGCCAAAGGATTCGAAGACTTGGAACTGCCAGGTTCCCACGACGGTTTCTCCAAGAAATTTATCGATCTCTGGCCTATACAGATGTCTGCCGAGATTG CTGGGCTGCATTCTGAACACCGTCCCTTCATGGAAAAGAGCCTACAGGCTGCGGGTGCGGGTGCTGTGTTTGTAGAGTATGAGACCGACGTGGATGATGAGCGGGGCCGAGTGGAAGCTCTGCTCGAGAAACTGCGCGCGATTGAAGCAGAAGTGCTAGTCTTTTGGTTAGCTTGTGGTGACATCCACACGTATCGCGTCATTGTGAATGGCGACACGTCACCTGAAATGGCCCTTGCACGGGACAGTGTTCACTCGGTTCTGAAGGATGAAGAGTGGTGGCAAGGCCTTCTAGGAGCACGCAACGCGCCTCGGCACTTGCCAGAGCGAAGTGAGGACGGCGAGGAAGTACCGCGGCTGGATCGAACATTGACGTGGCAGGGTCCCGCAAGCGTGGAAAGCGAAAACAAGTATCTGAAGCAACGCGTGAAGGGCTTGAGAGAGCTCATTCAACGCCGCAGGCA TAGCGAAAGCAGCGACGACAGTGACCTGGAGCCCTACGTTAGCGACTCGGAGGTTGATGAAGCAGATGATGAACGAGAAGATGGCGATAGCAGTGAAGGGGGAGATGCATCGTCACCTGAACGCTCACGCACCACTCCAAGGGAACGCAGTGAAAGGCTCGATAGAAGTTCGGGCAGTCCAGGTGGCAGCCCAGGTAGCAGCCCATTCACTCGACCCCCAGTGCGATCGAGCGTTACCAGCAATGTCGTTCCCACATCCGATCAGCTCGTCCCTTCCCTCGTCACCTCTAGTGACAGTTCTTCGAAACAGCCAACAGCACCTGGAGCTCGCCCCGCCGTCAGCCGTTCGGCCTCAAGCAAGCGCTTCAGCTCTGCTCCCATTCCCGAAGCAAAGGTTGTCACTGAAGAGGGAGCGGGCCCGTCCATCATGTTCGCCGCCAgcgcatctcctcctcggttcACACAAAAGCTCGACTCTATTTATGCTCGGCGTGCATCTCCAGTGTCGTCGGGCCCAGCTGTCGCTCAGAGTAACGCTACTGCGTCAGGGTTCCCGGGGCCAGCGTCTGTCTCGCTGTCCTTCAACGATCTTCCCAGTCGCGCCCAGCATTTGATCCTGAATGAACTCATGCGACAACACAGTGAGCAAACTGCGGTCATCTTCACAACACTACCGACTCCTAGTCATGGGACATCACAAAGTGACGATGAGAGTGCTTCGTACTTGAGTGATCTTGAGGTACTGTGGCAAGGCCTACCGCCGTGTTTGTTGGTGCATAGCAATAGCATGACCGTCACGATGAATCTGTGA